The following coding sequences are from one Amblyraja radiata isolate CabotCenter1 chromosome 40, sAmbRad1.1.pri, whole genome shotgun sequence window:
- the LOC116967598 gene encoding protein FAM187B-like: MWNENVLLFILGMLFLIGGLPNFLNQDDWANCSGKAPCSLAFLSNNPLSLRCPSATEVPECSVHWQYQDLSQPQAQPSTFIRSGHLTVYQGSMGDLGSRANLHRGSLIMDTAKTTDTGLYLCKSANSTLAAYQVDVQDSSLVYVSHQGLGKSILSNQSLRVNLGSSQHMVKLYTRWGPWQECNRCNVIGEQKVMGFCYAKLSDIDEDEDEDEALEVNGITLPCGLMELLIGQSLPRRGAELHYQWCRQPCKKEEQSLEIAANHLLLEIGEWWRWWCGREPVFDWMEPRTTLLQSMYHGIRDNARMTCPGATVYTPVLWQRDSTFITQGGNSDGRHRLVDAMGGIYEIKSVMPSDRGTYRCWVHGRRVASFHLETPEKPVVHRPVNRRLLKGVTIIVGTIAMVFVISAMVEILHA; this comes from the coding sequence ATGTGGAATGAAAATGTATTGCTTTTCATTCTGGGCATGCTGTTTCTAATAGGCGGCTTGCCCAACTTCCTAAACCAGGACGACTGGGCTAACTGCTCGGGCAAAGCCCCCTGCTCCCTGGCCTTCCTATCGAACAATCCGCTCAGCCTGCGTTGCCCAAGTGCCACAGAAGTACCAGAATGCTCCGTGCACTGGCAGTACCAGGACCTCAGCCAGCCTCAAGCCCAACCCAGCACCTTCATCAGATCCGGGCACTTAACGGTGTACCAAGGGTCGATGGGCGATCTGGGAAGCCGAGCCAATCTACATCGAGGCTCCTTGATCATGGACACGGCGAAGACCACAGACACGGGCCTGTACCTGTGTAAGTCGGCTAATTCCACCCTAGCTGCCTACCAGGTGGATGTGCAGGACTCGTCTCTGGTTTACGTGTCCCACCAAGGGCTGGGGAAGAGCATCCTGTCAAACCAGAGCCTGAGGGTCAACTTGGGCTCTTCCCAGCACATGGTCAAGCTCTACACCCGCTGGGGACCATGGCAGGAATGTAACCGGTGTAACGTAATAGGGGAGCAGAAGGTGATGGGCTTCTGCTACGCCAAACTTAGCGACATCGACGAGGACGAGGACGAGGATGAGGCACTGGAGGTGAATGGCATCACCTTGCCCTGCGGCCTAATGGAGCTACTCATTGGGCAGTCCTTGCCCCGGCGCGGCGCTGAGCTCCACTACCAATGGTGCCGCCAGCCGTGCAAGAAGGAGGAACAATCATTGGAGATCGCAGCCAATCATCTGTTGCTGGAGATTGGCGAatggtggcggtggtggtgtGGTCGGGAGCCTGTGTTCGACTGGATGGAGCCACGTACAACTCTTCTGCAGTCGATGTACCACGGCATCCGTGACAATGCCCGGATGACATGCCCGGGGGCGACGGTGTACACGCCCGTTCTATGGCAGCGCGACTCCACCTTTATCACCCAAGGTGGCAACAGTGATGGGAGACACCGGCTGGTCGACGCCATGGGCGGCATCTATGAAATCAAAAGTGTGATGCCCTCCGACCGCGGCACATACCGCTGCTGGGTGCATGGGCGTAGGGTTGCCTCCTTCCACCTCGAGACGCCCGAGAAGCCAGTGGTACACCGCCCCGTCAACCGGCGACTGCTGAAAGGCGTAACAATCATCGTCGGCACGATCGCCATGGTCTTTGTAATCAGTGCCATGGTTGAAATACTACACGCCTAG